In a single window of the Montipora capricornis isolate CH-2021 chromosome 11, ASM3666992v2, whole genome shotgun sequence genome:
- the LOC138023991 gene encoding melatonin receptor type 1B-B-like translates to MAHSVLPDFHWSAAAVAILAPVVALIILFGIIGNILVIIVLWQQKRRSHRKSGSFFLISLAAADILASANLIFMLATIINKGEWIFGEPLCKLNGFLTVLLGATSLLTLCAISVNRYFKIVEGGKYDRIFSYSNTLRILAVTWFIPFVLSLAPIIGWSAHEYQVGKCVCHFLFSRNISYTLTFATLVVAIPFSIILFCYFKIYKIIKAHGTMIGNLRRDQPSVNVEDIKIATTLFTVIVVFIICYIPASVINILDMTNLGFRIPHWLDMFSFVLVVSNHANNPVIYNALNRSFRQSFREVLHIGPPGQPRPASRLHSGSCSKSTIPRCLQSKGEKGEKNPNNPCYQHSTSSTEKYTPEVVEVTENLDFDQETIVPKGCLSDQSSYC, encoded by the coding sequence ATGGCGCACTCGGTTTTGCCCGACTTTCACTGGTCTGCAGCAGCTGTCGCCATATTGGCCCCTGTAGTTGCATTGATTATTCTGTTTGGAATCATTGGAAATATTCTTGTTATAATTGTGTTGTGGCAACAAAAGCGTCGCTCGCATCGCAAGAGTGGAAGTTTCTTTCTCATCAGTTTGGCAGCGGCCGACATTCTCGCTTCTGCGAACCTCATATTTATGTTAGCAACCATCATTAACAAAGGAGAGTGGATCTTTGGGGAGCCTTTGTGCAAACTGAACGGTTTTCTGACTGTGCTTCTGGGCGCTACCTCGCTGCTTACGCTCTGTGCAATCAGTGTAAACCGGTATTTTAAGATTGTGGAAGGAGGGAAATACGATCGAATCTTCTCCTACAGCAATACCCTTCGGATTCTTGCGGTCACGTGGTTCATCCCCTTCGTCCTGTCGCTCGCACCAATCATCGGGTGGTCGGCGCACGAGTATCAAGTCGGAAAATGCGTCTGTCATTTCCTGTTCAGTCGAAATATCTCTTACACGCTGACCTTTGCTACTTTGGTAGTGGCTATTCCTTTCAGCATTATCCTTTTTTGCTATTTCAAGATTTACAAGATTATCAAAGCACATGGCACCATGATCGGAAACCTTCGGCGGGACCAACCTTCGGTCAATGTAGAAGACATCAAAATTGCTACAACTCTGTTCACAGTTATCGTTGTGTTTATCATTTGCTACATTCCTGCGAGTGTGATAAACATTCTGGACATGACGAATTTGGGATTCAGGATTCCTCATTGGCTGGACATGTTCTCCTTCGTGTTAGTTGTCTCCAATCATGCCAATAACCCGGTGATTTACAACGCCCTCAACCGATCTTTCAGGCAGTCATTTCGTGAGGTCTTACATATAGGGCCACCAGGACAGCCCCGCCCCGCGAGCAGGTTGCACAGCGGTAGCTGTTCAAAAAGCACAATTCCGCGATGCCTGCAGTCAAAAGGTgaaaaaggagagaaaaatCCCAACAACCCTTGCTACCAGCACTCGACCTCATCCACCGAAAAGTATACTCCAGAAGTTGTTGAAGTTACTGAGAATTTGGACTTTGATCAAGAGACTATTGTGCCGAAAGGGTGTCTTAGCGACCAATCTTCATATTGCTAA